A single genomic interval of Pieris brassicae chromosome 14, ilPieBrab1.1, whole genome shotgun sequence harbors:
- the LOC123718105 gene encoding glycerophosphodiester phosphodiesterase 1 isoform X1, producing the protein MGTYVIRTAWRVSGETWRYLSIFQRISPSAPVYLSVPSSTTTLIQRRSLFVLPFGLDVGILGVAAYFYTKLPKPESNNVSSIFGPEAGSKESEKHPDRVVKCIAHRGAGLDAPENTMQAFKYCVAMECNFVEMDVRTSRDGQLVLLHDQGLERLTGTDIADVRIMDWDSIKNINVGATHPNRQHYKDVTLCLLDDAIDYLLANKVRMIIDVKGEDKQVINGILRVFSSNPILHEYAVVTTFNPFILYQIRKKDPNIVGAISYRPYCFSALNYDAENGPTNPRFAGRLAMQALVRFLDVIHSAFWRWTARWCSVSAVLLHKDIVSPREVEYWRGLGIRVAGWCVNRPVEKLYWRAVLRAPYLANTLMGEPEIEKKVMHQDEYSDPERPIRCMELEKKLSSGQN; encoded by the exons atggGGACGTATGTGATTCGGACGGCATGGCGTGTATCGGGCGAAACGTGGAGATACTTGTCAATCTTCCAAAGAATCTCGCCAAGTGCACCTGTATACCTCAGTGTGCCGAGCTCAACTACTACTCTCATACAAAGAAGATCCTTGTTCG TTTTGCCGTTTGGTTTGGATGTTGGAATATTAGGTGTTGCGgcgtatttttatacaaaattaccgAAGCCTGAATCAAATAATGTTAGTAGTATATTTGGGCCCGAAGCTGGGTCGAAAGAGAGTGAGAAACATCCTGACCGAGTTGTTAAATGCATAGCTCACCGAGGAGCTGGATTGGACGCTCCAGAGAATACAATGCAGGCTTTTAAATAc TGTGTTGCAATGGAGTGCAATTTTGTTGAGATGGATGTGAGAACATCTCGTGATGGTCAGCTGGTGCTCCTTCATGATCAGGGTCTGGAACGGCTCACTGGAACTGACATTGCCGATGTAAGGATCATGGACTGGGATAGcattaagaatattaatgTTGGTGCAACACATCCTAATAg GCAACACTACAAAGATGTTACTCTTTGTTTGCTTGATGATGCCATAGATTATCTCTTGGCCAATAAAGTTAGGATGATAATTGACGTCAAGGGTGAAGACAAACAG GTAATAAATGGTATTCTTCGTGTGTTCTCGTCCAATCCAATTTTGCATGAATACGCGGTTGTGACCACATTCAACCCATTCATATTATATCAG ATACGAAAAAAAGATCCCAATATTGTTGGAGCCATTAGCTACCGTCCGTACTGCTTTAGTGCTCTTAACTATGATGCTGAGAACGGACCCACAAACCCTCG attcgccgGTCGTTTGGCAATGCAGGCATTAGTTCGCTTCTTGGACGTGATCCACTCAGCATTTTGGCGTTGGACAGCTCGATGGTGTTCAGTCAGCGCAGTTCTCCTACACAAGGACATCGTCAGTCC TCGTGAAGTGGAATACTGGCGCGGTTTGGGCATTCGTGTGGCTGGATGGTGCGTGAATAGGCCAGTCGAGAAGTTGTACTGGCGAGCTGTTCTGCGGGCGCCGTATTTGGCCAATACACTGATGGGGGAGCCAGAG ATTGAAAAGAAAGTGATGCACCAAGATGAGTATTCGGATCCGGAGCGTCCAATTCGTTGTATGGAGCTGGAGAAAAAATTATCTTCCGGTcagaattaa
- the LOC123718105 gene encoding glycerophosphodiester phosphodiesterase 1 isoform X3, which translates to MIVRVLPFGLDVGILGVAAYFYTKLPKPESNNVSSIFGPEAGSKESEKHPDRVVKCIAHRGAGLDAPENTMQAFKYCVAMECNFVEMDVRTSRDGQLVLLHDQGLERLTGTDIADVRIMDWDSIKNINVGATHPNRQHYKDVTLCLLDDAIDYLLANKVRMIIDVKGEDKQVINGILRVFSSNPILHEYAVVTTFNPFILYQIRKKDPNIVGAISYRPYCFSALNYDAENGPTNPRFAGRLAMQALVRFLDVIHSAFWRWTARWCSVSAVLLHKDIVSPREVEYWRGLGIRVAGWCVNRPVEKLYWRAVLRAPYLANTLMGEPEIEKKVMHQDEYSDPERPIRCMELEKKLSSGQN; encoded by the exons ATGATAGTACGAG TTTTGCCGTTTGGTTTGGATGTTGGAATATTAGGTGTTGCGgcgtatttttatacaaaattaccgAAGCCTGAATCAAATAATGTTAGTAGTATATTTGGGCCCGAAGCTGGGTCGAAAGAGAGTGAGAAACATCCTGACCGAGTTGTTAAATGCATAGCTCACCGAGGAGCTGGATTGGACGCTCCAGAGAATACAATGCAGGCTTTTAAATAc TGTGTTGCAATGGAGTGCAATTTTGTTGAGATGGATGTGAGAACATCTCGTGATGGTCAGCTGGTGCTCCTTCATGATCAGGGTCTGGAACGGCTCACTGGAACTGACATTGCCGATGTAAGGATCATGGACTGGGATAGcattaagaatattaatgTTGGTGCAACACATCCTAATAg GCAACACTACAAAGATGTTACTCTTTGTTTGCTTGATGATGCCATAGATTATCTCTTGGCCAATAAAGTTAGGATGATAATTGACGTCAAGGGTGAAGACAAACAG GTAATAAATGGTATTCTTCGTGTGTTCTCGTCCAATCCAATTTTGCATGAATACGCGGTTGTGACCACATTCAACCCATTCATATTATATCAG ATACGAAAAAAAGATCCCAATATTGTTGGAGCCATTAGCTACCGTCCGTACTGCTTTAGTGCTCTTAACTATGATGCTGAGAACGGACCCACAAACCCTCG attcgccgGTCGTTTGGCAATGCAGGCATTAGTTCGCTTCTTGGACGTGATCCACTCAGCATTTTGGCGTTGGACAGCTCGATGGTGTTCAGTCAGCGCAGTTCTCCTACACAAGGACATCGTCAGTCC TCGTGAAGTGGAATACTGGCGCGGTTTGGGCATTCGTGTGGCTGGATGGTGCGTGAATAGGCCAGTCGAGAAGTTGTACTGGCGAGCTGTTCTGCGGGCGCCGTATTTGGCCAATACACTGATGGGGGAGCCAGAG ATTGAAAAGAAAGTGATGCACCAAGATGAGTATTCGGATCCGGAGCGTCCAATTCGTTGTATGGAGCTGGAGAAAAAATTATCTTCCGGTcagaattaa
- the LOC123718175 gene encoding uncharacterized protein LOC123718175 — MDKKQQLLNHESYLIKEIEHYENKIKEALNNEQSKTTYIESDSSDLEYELKINNESSLLDLKLEKKHIKTCYLATAELADVTIVEFVINILPEDPEFDGVPILEPGVWKEIMAECRIGMVPFSISFFSHQPSRPFAPVSFRNLQVLPIKKPQEMELSKSVLPRLTKPSDAIQTLRSYENAYRSRRTTLANLSDRYGDFVTLESKVDGGYIIKCDEILNLTWLLQNKNSHLTRFQHKMSFDLEYIDESYVKIIRKANKKLENQSIQTDERTQLLSAIIDACLLAKASLESQTESENERIKETPQNEENIMAPPKTIPKKFKKASPRSALVEDSFKKAKTDLNLNKKKNIALNNKNSQPHNKNTDKELIRNENMERDNKKQGKKPSKIKVVSEKDIQTTDATIKSVNVANKKTIQITEDRIIMTGNSNIENKKRKLDATEKIPVKKIKSNIENRKENVNKDSGKPNTDKTDKVTEKQISNTNSVTKNNAKLKPKHNANKEINKNGSNGIEKIQKKVDKQNGPNIDNQKMPTNTQNKEKTGNLHKLNKPGNSQKINQITGLQKENSGNLNKITEEGIVNINKTNKIGNLQIKDKPVSQKMIENTNRGNTKIQNNNTDKGNTPSIKPGDKRKSLGSGGKSKIPQKKPEFKNPLLLKTGTLKPSSLPAKSKLTNIPIVKRP, encoded by the exons ATggataaaaaacaacaattactTAATCATGAAAGTTACCTTATAAAGGAAATAGAgcattatgaaaataaaataaaagaagcgTTGAACAATGAGCAATCCAAAACAACTTACATTGAAAGTGATAG CTCTGATTTAGAATatgaattgaaaattaataatgaatccTCATTATTGGACTTGAAGcttgaaaaaaaacatataaagacATGTTATTTAGCAACAGCTGAACTAGCAGATGTAACTATTGTGGAGTTTGTGATAAATATTCTTCCTGAAGACCCTGAATTTGATGG AGTACCAATATTAGAGCCTGGCGTGTGGAAAGAGATAATGGCAGAATGCAGAATAGGAATGGTACCATTTTCAATCAGCTTCTTCTCTCACCAAcct agTCGCCCATTTGCACCAGTATCCTTTAGGAACCTACAAGTGTTGCCAATTAAAAAGCCTCAAGAAATGGAACTCTCTAAATCAGTGTTGCCACGTTTGACGAAACCATCTGATGCTATACAG ACACTTCGTAGTTATGAGAATGCCTACCGATCAAGACGGACTACATTAGCTAATTTATCGGACAGATATGGTGACTTTGTGACCTTGGAATCAAAG gTTGATGGCGGTTATATCATAAAATGCGATGAAATATTGAACCTGACGTGGTTATTGCAAAACAAGAATTCTCATTTAACGAGATTCCAACACAAAATGAGCTTTGACTTGGAATATATTG ATGAATCGTACGTAAAAATAATTCGAAAAGCGAACAAGAAGCTGGAAAACCAATCAATACAGACAGACGAAAGGACACAGTTACTCTCTGCTATAATAGATGCCTGTCTTCTAGCCAAGGCTTCGCTGGAAAGCCAAACTGAAAGTGAAAACGAAAGGATCAAAGAGACACCTCaaaatgaagaaaatattatggCTCCACCAAAAACTAttccaaaaaaatttaaaaaagcatcTCCAAGATCAGCTTTGGTCGaagatagttttaaaaaagcaaaaactgatctgaatttgaataaaaagaaaaatattgcacttaataataaaaattcacagcctcataacaaaaatacagaTAAGGAATTGataagaaatgaaaatatgGAAAGAGATAATAAGAAACAAGGTAAAAAGCCGTCTAAAATAAAGGTTGTCAGTGAAAAAGATATACAGACAACAGATGCCACAATTAAATCCGTCAATGTTGCCAACAAGAAGACTATTCAAATTACTGAAGATAGAATTATAATGACGGGAAATagtaatatagaaaataagaaaagaaaacttgATGCTACGGAAAAGATacctgttaaaaaaattaagtctaatatagaaaataggaaagaaaatgtaaataagGACAGTGGAAAACCTAATACAGACAAGACAGATAAAGTGACAGAAAAGCAAATCTCTAATACAAACTCAGTGACAAAAAATAATGCCAAGTTAAAGCCAAAACATAATGCAAACaaggaaataaacaaaaatggtTCTAATGGAATTGAAAAAATTCAGAAAAAGGTTGATAAACAAAATGGACCTAATATTGATAATCAAAAGATGCCaacaaacacacaaaataaagaaaaaactgGAAACTTACATAAGCTAAACAAACCTGGCAATTCACAGAAGATAAATCAAATAACTGGTTtacaaaaagaaaactctggcaatctaaataaaattactgaagaaggtattgtaaatataaataaaacaaataaaattggaaATCTTCAGATAAAGGATAAACCTGTTTCACAAAAAATGATTGAAAATACAAATAGAGGTAACACAAAGATCCAGAATAATAACACTGATAAAGGAAATACACCAAGTATAAAGCCGGGAgataaaagaaaatctttaGGCAGTGGTGGTAAATCGAAGATTCCTCAAAAGAAGCCAGAATTTAAGAATCCCTTACTACTTAAGACAG GTACTCTTAAACCGTCGAGTCTTCCAGCAAAGTCGAAACTAACAAATATACCAA TTGTGAAGCGGCCATAA
- the LOC123718105 gene encoding glycerophosphodiester phosphodiesterase 1 isoform X2 has protein sequence MGTYVIRTAWRVSGETWRYLSIFQRISPSAPVYLSVPSSTTTLIQRRSLFVLPFGLDVGILGVAAYFYTKLPKPESNNVSSIFGPEAGSKESEKHPDRVVKCIAHRGAGLDAPENTMQAFKYCVAMECNFVEMDVRTSRDGQLVLLHDQGLERLTGTDIADVRIMDWDSIKNINVGATHPNRQHYKDVTLCLLDDAIDYLLANKVRMIIDVKGEDKQVINGILRVFSSNPILHEYAVVTTFNPFILYQIRKKDPNIVGAISYRPYCFSALNYDAENGPTNPRFAGRLAMQALVRFLDVIHSAFWRWTARWCSVSAVLLHKDIVSPREVEYWRGLGIRVAGWCVNRPVEKLYWRAVLRAPYLANTLMGEPEIEKKVMHQDEYSDPERPIRCMELEKKLSSE, from the exons atggGGACGTATGTGATTCGGACGGCATGGCGTGTATCGGGCGAAACGTGGAGATACTTGTCAATCTTCCAAAGAATCTCGCCAAGTGCACCTGTATACCTCAGTGTGCCGAGCTCAACTACTACTCTCATACAAAGAAGATCCTTGTTCG TTTTGCCGTTTGGTTTGGATGTTGGAATATTAGGTGTTGCGgcgtatttttatacaaaattaccgAAGCCTGAATCAAATAATGTTAGTAGTATATTTGGGCCCGAAGCTGGGTCGAAAGAGAGTGAGAAACATCCTGACCGAGTTGTTAAATGCATAGCTCACCGAGGAGCTGGATTGGACGCTCCAGAGAATACAATGCAGGCTTTTAAATAc TGTGTTGCAATGGAGTGCAATTTTGTTGAGATGGATGTGAGAACATCTCGTGATGGTCAGCTGGTGCTCCTTCATGATCAGGGTCTGGAACGGCTCACTGGAACTGACATTGCCGATGTAAGGATCATGGACTGGGATAGcattaagaatattaatgTTGGTGCAACACATCCTAATAg GCAACACTACAAAGATGTTACTCTTTGTTTGCTTGATGATGCCATAGATTATCTCTTGGCCAATAAAGTTAGGATGATAATTGACGTCAAGGGTGAAGACAAACAG GTAATAAATGGTATTCTTCGTGTGTTCTCGTCCAATCCAATTTTGCATGAATACGCGGTTGTGACCACATTCAACCCATTCATATTATATCAG ATACGAAAAAAAGATCCCAATATTGTTGGAGCCATTAGCTACCGTCCGTACTGCTTTAGTGCTCTTAACTATGATGCTGAGAACGGACCCACAAACCCTCG attcgccgGTCGTTTGGCAATGCAGGCATTAGTTCGCTTCTTGGACGTGATCCACTCAGCATTTTGGCGTTGGACAGCTCGATGGTGTTCAGTCAGCGCAGTTCTCCTACACAAGGACATCGTCAGTCC TCGTGAAGTGGAATACTGGCGCGGTTTGGGCATTCGTGTGGCTGGATGGTGCGTGAATAGGCCAGTCGAGAAGTTGTACTGGCGAGCTGTTCTGCGGGCGCCGTATTTGGCCAATACACTGATGGGGGAGCCAGAG ATTGAAAAGAAAGTGATGCACCAAGATGAGTATTCGGATCCGGAGCGTCCAATTCGTTGTATGGAGCTGGAGAAAAAATTATCTTCCG AGTAA